Proteins from one uncultured Anaeromusa sp. genomic window:
- the istA gene encoding IS21 family transposase — MKERGTSIMLQEMKVMQGKNVSQIARETGMSRITVRKYLEQGEQPHRLKGKIRGSKLDPFKPYIQELLELGVYNASVIFDRIIERGFDGGITILKDYLAPFRPPSVKMEPAVRRFETPPGRQAQMDWGFMNYKARNGQMRKVACFVMVLGHSRTRYIEFSRRCDSASLLRCMLNAFEYFGGVPEVVLTDRMKTVIISTDHGKPIWHEPFERFATDMRFIPKVCRPRRPQTKGKVERLVHYVRDNFLPGRAFIDFGDLQLQAVAWCDQANQKVHGTTGERPVDLLSAEKLSALPPENICNPYRMENRKVSREGFVSYNGALYGVHWRNSGKCVQVALQRGQIIILDEAGQLLQTHAVCHKSRKHVYATGQYDGLSAQQGIPHEPSCAVQIPLDQVYIRPLTEYAQFAEAT, encoded by the coding sequence ATGAAGGAGCGTGGCACTTCTATTATGCTGCAAGAAATGAAAGTTATGCAAGGAAAAAACGTTTCACAAATCGCCCGGGAAACGGGTATGTCGAGAATAACCGTCCGAAAATATCTGGAACAAGGTGAGCAACCGCATCGACTAAAAGGCAAAATACGCGGCTCAAAGCTCGATCCGTTTAAACCGTATATCCAAGAACTGCTTGAGCTTGGAGTCTATAATGCTAGCGTGATTTTTGACCGGATTATTGAACGAGGCTTTGACGGTGGCATCACGATTCTTAAGGATTACCTGGCGCCGTTTCGCCCGCCTTCCGTCAAAATGGAACCAGCCGTCCGGCGTTTTGAAACACCGCCTGGTCGCCAAGCGCAAATGGATTGGGGGTTTATGAACTACAAGGCTCGCAACGGTCAAATGCGAAAAGTCGCCTGTTTCGTCATGGTTCTTGGTCACAGTCGAACGCGTTATATTGAGTTTTCGCGCCGCTGCGACAGCGCCAGCTTGTTGCGTTGCATGCTCAATGCTTTTGAGTATTTTGGCGGCGTACCGGAAGTCGTGCTGACCGACAGGATGAAAACGGTGATTATATCCACCGATCACGGCAAACCGATTTGGCATGAACCATTTGAACGGTTCGCAACGGATATGCGATTTATTCCGAAAGTTTGCCGGCCGCGTCGGCCGCAAACCAAAGGCAAGGTCGAACGGCTGGTTCACTACGTCCGGGATAACTTCCTTCCGGGCAGAGCATTTATTGATTTTGGCGATCTGCAACTGCAAGCGGTAGCTTGGTGCGATCAGGCGAATCAAAAGGTTCACGGCACAACCGGCGAACGGCCCGTAGATCTTTTGTCGGCTGAAAAGTTGAGCGCCTTGCCGCCGGAAAACATCTGCAACCCTTATCGCATGGAAAATCGCAAGGTTTCACGCGAAGGCTTCGTCAGTTACAATGGCGCGCTGTATGGCGTCCATTGGAGGAATAGCGGCAAGTGCGTTCAAGTCGCGCTGCAACGCGGCCAGATTATCATTCTCGATGAAGCCGGACAATTGCTCCAAACGCATGCTGTTTGCCACAAATCGCGTAAACATGTTTACGCCACAGGACAATACGATGGGCTTTCCGCACAACAAGGTATCCCGCATGAACCATCCTGTGCCGTGCAAATTCCGCTCGATCAAGTGTATATCCGACCGCTAACCGAGTACGCGCAGTTTGCGGAGGCGACTTGA
- a CDS encoding HD domain-containing protein: protein MSQRKFEKECMSEKHVKWENAIGRKKGLYIREDDIRTEFGRDYTRILHSTAYRRLKHKTQVFFATQNDHVCTRIEHVNHVASVSYTIAQYLGLNTELVRAIATGHDLGHAPFGHCGEVILREIAKEIDDNFWHERQGLHVVDDIETLTGPDGNEENMLLTYAVRDGIISHCGEVDENALRPREEYFELEKIRKANQYQPFTWEACVVKISDKIAYLGRDIEDAFRLKIIQPVNMRDILRLVKEQMGMELDCINNTVLMHQFIVNLCEQSDPVRGLVLSHKYLELMNEIKKFNYGNIYDHPRLLYYKRYAELIIQSIYQEIQTWNEGEETANKVLEMTNFYPTLGRYFLEWLQKYSDLGRIQRQQVGERKKGARNSNYNNKVIYNVLSNNKDYQRACVDFIAGMTDSFAEKIFKELTSF from the coding sequence ATGAGCCAAAGGAAGTTTGAAAAGGAATGCATGTCTGAGAAGCATGTTAAATGGGAAAATGCAATTGGACGTAAAAAAGGGCTCTATATCCGTGAAGATGATATTAGAACTGAATTTGGGCGTGATTATACTCGAATTTTACATTCTACAGCTTATCGTAGGTTGAAACATAAAACTCAAGTTTTTTTTGCTACGCAAAATGATCATGTGTGTACGAGAATAGAGCATGTAAATCATGTTGCGTCTGTAAGTTATACAATCGCACAATATCTTGGATTGAATACGGAACTGGTTCGTGCAATAGCGACGGGGCATGACTTAGGACATGCTCCATTTGGTCATTGTGGCGAAGTTATATTGAGAGAAATAGCAAAGGAGATAGACGATAATTTTTGGCATGAACGGCAAGGATTACATGTGGTGGATGATATTGAAACTCTAACTGGGCCTGATGGTAATGAAGAGAATATGCTGTTAACCTATGCAGTGCGTGATGGCATTATTAGTCATTGTGGAGAAGTAGATGAAAATGCTCTTCGTCCAAGGGAAGAGTACTTTGAACTAGAGAAAATTCGTAAAGCAAATCAATATCAACCGTTTACCTGGGAAGCATGTGTTGTTAAAATTTCGGATAAGATCGCTTATCTCGGGAGAGATATTGAAGATGCTTTTCGTTTGAAAATAATTCAGCCAGTTAATATGAGAGATATTTTAAGATTAGTAAAAGAGCAAATGGGAATGGAATTGGATTGCATAAATAATACGGTTTTAATGCATCAATTTATTGTCAATTTGTGTGAGCAAAGTGATCCTGTTAGAGGACTGGTTTTATCACATAAATACTTGGAGCTTATGAATGAAATTAAGAAATTCAACTATGGTAATATATACGATCATCCAAGATTGTTATATTACAAACGGTATGCTGAGTTGATAATACAATCGATATACCAAGAGATTCAGACATGGAATGAGGGAGAAGAAACAGCTAATAAGGTACTGGAAATGACGAATTTCTATCCAACGCTAGGAAGATACTTTCTTGAATGGTTGCAGAAGTATTCAGATCTTGGTCGGATTCAAAGGCAACAAGTGGGGGAACGAAAGAAGGGGGCAAGAAATAGTAATTACAATAATAAGGTGATTTACAATGTGCTTTCGAATAATAAAGATTATCAAAGGGCGTGCGTTGATTTTATTGCTGGAATGACGGACTCTTTCGCGGAGAAAATTTTTAAAGAATTGACTAGCTTCTAA
- a CDS encoding Fic family protein has product MMDGYESVQDVYCYPGTTVLKNRWNVSDPVKLAEIEDLYSRQRIAEIYAEHVVGGRKGFAHLKKIHQYIFQDVYNWAGKIRTVRVHKGTTTFSYPENIEAEAERIFGCLKEERFLRGLDKTQFVKRIAWYIGELNALHPFREGNGRTLRVFIWLVGIDAGWNLEFETVDQSQWLHACILSFQGNMLLLEELVEAIVSQNP; this is encoded by the coding sequence ATGATGGATGGTTACGAATCAGTACAAGATGTATATTGCTATCCAGGTACAACGGTTTTGAAGAATAGATGGAATGTTTCAGATCCAGTCAAGTTAGCGGAGATTGAAGATCTGTATTCTAGGCAACGGATCGCGGAAATTTATGCGGAACATGTAGTAGGCGGTCGCAAGGGCTTCGCACATTTAAAAAAAATTCATCAATATATTTTTCAAGATGTCTATAACTGGGCTGGAAAAATTAGGACAGTGCGGGTTCATAAAGGAACTACGACCTTTTCTTATCCAGAGAATATAGAAGCAGAAGCGGAGCGTATTTTCGGCTGTCTAAAAGAAGAGAGATTTTTACGTGGTTTGGATAAAACGCAATTTGTGAAGCGAATTGCCTGGTATATCGGAGAGCTAAATGCGTTACATCCTTTTCGCGAAGGAAATGGGAGAACTCTACGGGTATTTATTTGGTTGGTGGGTATAGACGCAGGTTGGAACCTGGAATTTGAGACAGTAGATCAATCTCAATGGCTGCACGCCTGCATTTTGTCTTTTCAGGGAAATATGTTGTTGCTTGAAGAACTTGTGGAGGCTATTGTGAGCCAAAATCCATAA
- the istB gene encoding IS21-like element helper ATPase IstB encodes MVELEHVRDSLDALGLAHSAQALDAHLELAAHEQPTYLSFLNRLLDAENDVRKVRSEETRLKLSRLPQKKNLGEFDFSFQPGLDERLIRELETLSFVHRQENVILLGPPGVGKSHLAIGLATEAIRKGLSVYFVSMDRLIADLRRADSEGRLERRWKVYQRPGLLLIDEIGYTHLDRYAGNLFFQLVCSRYEKGSIILTSNKGFGEWGELMGDVPLATAILDRLLHHAHVINIRGQSYRLKNRNKAGLSLIPHPPSGELLKSDGVVSS; translated from the coding sequence ATGGTGGAATTAGAACACGTTCGCGATAGCCTTGACGCTCTTGGATTGGCGCATTCAGCGCAAGCGCTGGATGCGCATCTGGAACTGGCAGCACATGAGCAGCCAACCTATCTGAGTTTTTTAAACCGACTGCTGGATGCGGAAAACGATGTCCGGAAAGTGCGCAGCGAGGAAACGCGCTTAAAGCTATCGCGTCTGCCGCAAAAGAAGAATCTTGGCGAGTTTGATTTCAGTTTTCAACCTGGATTGGATGAACGATTGATTCGCGAACTGGAAACACTGAGTTTTGTGCATCGCCAGGAAAATGTCATTTTACTGGGACCGCCGGGAGTCGGCAAAAGCCATCTGGCGATCGGTCTTGCCACGGAAGCGATTCGCAAAGGTCTTTCCGTGTATTTTGTCAGTATGGACCGATTGATTGCTGATCTGCGCCGAGCGGATAGCGAAGGGCGGCTGGAACGCCGCTGGAAAGTTTATCAACGTCCGGGACTGTTACTGATCGATGAAATTGGCTACACGCATCTTGACCGCTATGCCGGGAATCTGTTTTTTCAGTTGGTCTGTTCGCGCTATGAAAAAGGAAGCATTATATTGACCAGCAATAAAGGCTTCGGCGAATGGGGCGAGCTAATGGGCGATGTTCCGCTGGCGACAGCCATCCTTGACCGCCTGTTGCATCACGCGCATGTCATAAACATACGAGGCCAGAGCTATCGTCTCAAGAATCGCAACAAAGCCGGTCTGTCTTTGATTCCTCACCCTCCAAGCGGTGAACTCTTGAAATCCGATGGAGTGGTCAGTTCTTAA